In Beggiatoa leptomitoformis, the genomic window GGGAGTTCTCAGTGGATAGAGCATAGCTATCGTTCTATTAATTATGGAAATCAGTTAAAAACAACCGTTCTTAATTTAGAAAAAAGTATTCGTAATTTTGTGATAACGGGAAATACGCAATTTATTGACAACTACAAAGAAACAGAAATCCAATTTATACAAACAATTAGTGAAATTAAACAACATGTACAAGACAATTCAATGCAGGTGCAGCAGTTAGAAAAAATATCTTTATTTACAGTATCATGGGCGGAGGAATTTGCAACCAAAATCATAGAAAATAAACAACGTTTAGTTGCAGAAAATAATCCCGATATTTTAGAAATATTCAAATTAATACAATCTAATGCTTATCGTGAATTAATAGATAATATTTTCTTTAATATTAAGCTATTTGTAGAAATGGAGGAGACACTTTTAAAGCAACGAATTCAAGAAAATAATACACTGGTTAATCAAACTATTATTCTTATTTTATTGGGTAATATTTTTATTATTTTGTGTAGTTTTCCTTTAATTTCTTCACTTATCCGTTATACATGGCTTACAGATGGACGTTCGCACTTGCAAGAACAGATGATAGGGGAGCAACAAACACAACCATTAGCCGAAAAAATATTGTGGTTTCTGAGTCGATATTTGGATGCACAAAAGGCGGTTATGTATGTTCCAATTTTGCATACTTTGGATAAAAATACGACAAAACTGTCTTTAATTGCAACTTATGCTTGCCATGCGGAAAAGTCACCAAAAATAGTGTTGCTGGGTGATGGTTTACTGGGGCAAGCGGCACTTGGTTCGCAATTATTACGTATAACAGATGTTCCACGCAATTATTTGTCTGTTCATTCGGGATTAGGTAAGGCATTACCGCGCGAATTGTTATTTTTTCCTATTTATTATCAAGATAAGTTAAAAGGGATTATAGAATTCGCATTTTTTCGGGCAGCAACTCCCTTAAAAATAGATTTTTTACAGCAGTCACTTTTGACCATTGGGGCTGCATTGCATGGCGCAGAAACCCATCAACATATTCAAAAATTGTTAGAAGAAACACAAGCACAAACCAATGAATTACATACACAACAGGAAGAGTTAAGTAGTGCGAATGAGGAGCTGGAAGAACAATATTCTACTTTGGAAAAGCAATATATTGAAATTAATCGTATTAACACACAAAATATTAAGTTACAAGAGGTTAATCAAGCCATTGAAGCAGATAAAAAAGCAGTTGAGTTAGCGAGTCATTATAAATCGGCATTTTTGGCGAATATGTCACATGAGTTACGTAATCCATTGAATAGTATATTAATGCTTGCGGAAATTTTTGAGGAAAATATTTATGGCAACCTTAATACAAAGCAAATTGAGCAGGCAAAAACTATTTATAACGCAGGAAATGATTTATTAGTCTTAATTAACGATATTCTTGATTTAGCAAGAATAGAGGCAGGTAAGTTAAAAATTCAAGCAGAACCCTTTGTATTAGAAGATTTAGCAAAGATAACTTATCAAAAATTCTTACCGATTGCGGAGAAAAAAGGGCTCGCATTATTACTAGAACAAGGAAAAGACCTGCCACAAATAGTATTCAGTGACCAACGACGCATTATTCAGGTGATGAATAATTTACTGTCTAACGCATTAAAGTTTACGCATCAGGGTCAGGTATGTTTAGCGATTTATCGCCCTGATAGGGACGAGTTATTGCGGATGCAGTTACCCACAGTAGGAATTATCGCGTTGCGAGTGCAAGATACAGGAATCGGTATTCCCTTAGATAAACAAGAGATTATTTTTGAACCGTTTCAACAAGCGGATGGCACGACTAATCGACGATATGGTGGAACAGGGTTAGGTTTATCTATTTCAAAACAGTTAATTCAGTTGTTGAATGGTGTCATTCACTTGCACAGTGAGGTGGACAAAGGCAGTTGTTTTACCGTTTATTTACCCGAACAAGTTGATGAAAGCATTCCTACGATATCAGCTACGCCTGATGCAACATTGCCGCTTGTACAAACAAATAATACCGCACTAACCGATCAGGTTTTATCACCTGATGAGACAGATTTACCCTTACAGTTTAATCATGATAAAGAATACGCATTAGCCGATAAAAAAGTCTTGGTTGTAGATGATGATGAGCGTAATCTTTTTGCATTACAGTTATTGTTAGAAAGTAAAAAAATGCAGGTTATTCTTGCTAAAAATGGCACAGAAGCACTGCAACTATTGGCAAAAAATATGGATATTGCGGTTGTTTTGATGGATATTATGATGCCAGATATGGATGGTTATGAAACGATTCGCCGCATTCGCGCCCAAGAAAACCACCATAAATTACCCATTATTGCCATAACGGCTAAAAGCCTTCCCTCAGATAGAGAACAGTGTTTGCTCTCTGGTGCAAATGAATATCTTGCTAAACCAATCAACACAATGACCTTATTGGCCTTGTTAAAAATGTGGCTTTATACCTAACAACCAAATGATTTATATATCATTAATTCCCACATTTTTTTGGTACTTATTTTGCATAAATTAAGGCATTTCAGTAGTTTATTGCGTTTTTATATCTATACATAAAGCAGCAAAGTGTTTTTTAAGCCAAAGAAACGTTTTTTAAGTTTTTTTGTCAAAATATACATTTTTAAAAATTAAAGGCTGCATTTTAAGAGAGAGCAAGTATGCACATTCTAACACCTATCCAACGATTACCATTACGTTTTGTTCTGGTTACGCCTTTTATTATTTTATTGATTGTAACGGTAACTATTACAGGTTATTTATCCTTTCATCATGGGCAATTAGCGATTCAAGATTTGGCTACGCAGTTGTTAAATGAAGTAAATGTAAGAGTACATGAGAATTTACGCCGTTATTTAGATGAGTTGTTAGAAGTTAATTTTACAAACCAGAATTCGATAGAGTTGGGATTGTTAAAAACAGATAATTTAATGACGTGGGAAACGTATTTGTGGCGACAAATTATGGTACATCCAACGGTTAATCATATTTCTTTTGGTAATACAGAACGTGAATTTACTGGGGTAGAGCGTTTAGATAATAACCAATTAGTTGCCCGCGAGTCAGGTAAAAGTACAGGTTATAACTACACAACTTACCCGCTGAATGAACAAGGACAACGTCAAGTAGCAACCGCAAGTATGCCAAATTATGACCCAAGTCTGCGTCCTTGGTATCAGTCCGCTGTTAGTGCAGGTAAACCCGTATGGAGCGAAATTTTCCCGCATTT contains:
- a CDS encoding response regulator, with amino-acid sequence MSKYLTIKSLYAFIVFLIVAVTFLVYYSFTTVLGSSQWIEHSYRSINYGNQLKTTVLNLEKSIRNFVITGNTQFIDNYKETEIQFIQTISEIKQHVQDNSMQVQQLEKISLFTVSWAEEFATKIIENKQRLVAENNPDILEIFKLIQSNAYRELIDNIFFNIKLFVEMEETLLKQRIQENNTLVNQTIILILLGNIFIILCSFPLISSLIRYTWLTDGRSHLQEQMIGEQQTQPLAEKILWFLSRYLDAQKAVMYVPILHTLDKNTTKLSLIATYACHAEKSPKIVLLGDGLLGQAALGSQLLRITDVPRNYLSVHSGLGKALPRELLFFPIYYQDKLKGIIEFAFFRAATPLKIDFLQQSLLTIGAALHGAETHQHIQKLLEETQAQTNELHTQQEELSSANEELEEQYSTLEKQYIEINRINTQNIKLQEVNQAIEADKKAVELASHYKSAFLANMSHELRNPLNSILMLAEIFEENIYGNLNTKQIEQAKTIYNAGNDLLVLINDILDLARIEAGKLKIQAEPFVLEDLAKITYQKFLPIAEKKGLALLLEQGKDLPQIVFSDQRRIIQVMNNLLSNALKFTHQGQVCLAIYRPDRDELLRMQLPTVGIIALRVQDTGIGIPLDKQEIIFEPFQQADGTTNRRYGGTGLGLSISKQLIQLLNGVIHLHSEVDKGSCFTVYLPEQVDESIPTISATPDATLPLVQTNNTALTDQVLSPDETDLPLQFNHDKEYALADKKVLVVDDDERNLFALQLLLESKKMQVILAKNGTEALQLLAKNMDIAVVLMDIMMPDMDGYETIRRIRAQENHHKLPIIAITAKSLPSDREQCLLSGANEYLAKPINTMTLLALLKMWLYT